Proteins from a single region of Orcinus orca chromosome 20, mOrcOrc1.1, whole genome shotgun sequence:
- the LOC101279080 gene encoding cytochrome c oxidase subunit NDUFA4: MIRQIIGQAKKHPSLIPLFLFIGAGGTGAALYVLRLALFNPDVSWDKKNNPEPWNKLGPNDQYKFYSVNVDYSKLKKEGPDF; encoded by the coding sequence ATGATCCGCCAGATCATCGGTCAGGCCAAGAAGCATCCTAGCTTGATCCCCCTCTTCCTATTTATTGGAGCGGGAGGTACTGGAGCAGCACTGTATGTTTTGCGCCTGGCGTTGTTCAATCCAGATGTCAGTTGGGACAAAAAGAATAACCCAGAACCCTGGAACAAACTGGGTCCCAATGATCAGTACAAGTTCTACTCAGTGAATGTAGATTACAGCAAACTGAAGAAAGAAGGTCCAGACTTCTAA